One Desulfovermiculus halophilus DSM 18834 genomic window, TGGCTTTTTTCCACCTCTTTTTTGAGAGCTTGGTTTGGCTTTGGTTTCCTGTAGCTGGGCCCATCCAAATAGACCAGGTAGGCATCATGCCGGAGTCTATCGATGGTAGCTGATCCCAAAAGCTTGTTTTCAAAGGCCCGGTCCCATTCCTGGAAATCAAGGTTGCTTGTAATGATGGTGGATGCATGTTCATATCTTTGGGCCACGAGATCGTGCAAGTCTTCGTCATGCGGGGGACGGACCGGCTTGAGCCCGAAGTCATCCATAATGAGCAAAGGGACTTGGGAGAAGGCCTTGAATTGCTTGGCATACGTCTGTGTGGCTTTAGATGCATGAAGGGTGGCCAGCAGCTTGCTCTGGGTGGTGAAGCGGACGTCGATGCCTTGGC contains:
- the istB gene encoding IS21-like element helper ATPase IstB, producing the protein MQPRPDITPLLKKLRLSGMLESLEIRNKQAISDKMAYTEFLSLLLSDEVARRDQKKFTSRMRKAGFRSSKTLEEFDFDFNPKIDKRQLYDLATCKFIHEKACVLMTGPCGTGKSHIAQALGHYAVRQGIDVRFTTQSKLLATLHASKATQTYAKQFKAFSQVPLLIMDDFGLKPVRPPHDEDLHDLVAQRYEHASTIITSNLDFQEWDRAFENKLLGSATIDRLRHDAYLVYLDGPSYRKPKPNQALKKEVEKSQKSA